A window from Micromonospora profundi encodes these proteins:
- a CDS encoding DUF6401 family natural product biosynthesis protein, whose protein sequence is MRVTFNRVASRTAVDSARSSLAALTVSVGTAGLAAAAARPGLLALVDQHAAAVRDSLDGDRRPLTAAALAGYAEGVRAAAVEHGWEPPSGPVDWSEPEWPVARLVAVCALARSLPGA, encoded by the coding sequence ATGCGTGTGACGTTCAACCGGGTCGCTTCCCGTACCGCCGTCGACTCGGCGCGGTCCAGCCTTGCCGCCCTCACCGTGTCCGTGGGCACCGCCGGGCTCGCCGCCGCCGCCGCGCGGCCAGGGCTGCTCGCCCTGGTGGACCAGCACGCGGCCGCCGTCCGGGACAGCCTCGACGGGGACCGCCGGCCGCTGACCGCGGCGGCGCTCGCCGGCTACGCCGAAGGGGTCCGCGCAGCGGCGGTGGAGCACGGGTGGGAGCCGCCGAGCGGCCCGGTGGACTGGAGCGAGCCGGAGTGGCCTGTCGCCCGGCTGGTCGCTGTGTGCGCACTGGCCCGTTCGCTGCCAGGCGCCTGA
- a CDS encoding mechanosensitive ion channel family protein, with translation MLKTLAVRQADIGDAIADTWRSVLLFIPKAVAFIVILVVGWLIARAVLKIVDTVLERLRFDEAVERGGIKRALERTKYDASDILARLAYYAVLLFTLQFAFGVWGPNAISDLISGVVAWLPRAFVAIIVVVVAAAIANAVRDLVTGALGGLSYGKVLADLTAIFIIALGVIAALNQVGIATTVTTPVLIAVLATVAGILIVGVGGGLVKPMQNRWDGWLHRAAEEARAVQENRRANAAGRGDMERQMADRGGDRTQAMPRVDEQSTMSGGRGTYQSGAADETQQYRP, from the coding sequence ATGCTGAAAACCCTCGCGGTTCGGCAGGCCGACATCGGCGATGCGATCGCCGACACCTGGAGATCGGTGCTGCTCTTCATCCCGAAGGCAGTGGCTTTCATCGTCATCCTCGTGGTCGGCTGGCTGATCGCCAGAGCGGTCCTCAAGATCGTGGACACGGTGCTCGAACGATTGCGCTTCGACGAGGCGGTCGAACGGGGAGGCATCAAACGGGCACTGGAGAGAACGAAGTACGACGCCAGCGACATCCTGGCCAGGTTGGCGTACTACGCCGTCCTGCTGTTCACCCTGCAGTTCGCCTTCGGCGTCTGGGGGCCCAACGCGATCAGTGACCTGATCAGTGGCGTCGTGGCCTGGCTGCCACGGGCGTTCGTCGCGATCATCGTCGTGGTGGTGGCGGCTGCGATCGCCAACGCCGTCCGGGATCTGGTCACCGGGGCGCTGGGCGGTCTCTCGTACGGCAAGGTGCTTGCCGACCTGACGGCGATCTTCATCATCGCGCTCGGCGTGATCGCCGCGCTGAACCAGGTGGGTATCGCCACAACAGTCACCACTCCGGTGCTGATCGCGGTGCTCGCCACGGTGGCCGGCATCCTGATCGTCGGTGTCGGTGGCGGTCTGGTGAAGCCCATGCAGAACCGCTGGGACGGCTGGCTGCACCGGGCAGCCGAGGAAGCCCGGGCGGTTCAGGAGAACCGGCGGGCCAACGCGGCCGGGCGCGGCGACATGGAGCGGCAGATGGCCGACCGTGGCGGCGACCGTACGCAGGCAATGCCCCGGGTCGACGAGCAGTCGACGATGTCCGGTGGGCGCGGCACGTACCAGTCAGGTGCGGCCGACGAAACCCAGCAGTACCGCCCGTAG
- a CDS encoding SRPBCC family protein produces the protein MSGVTEHVEVSVPVRTAYDQWTQFEEFPHFMEGVQEVRQVSDTMTHWTVDIAGVKREFDAEITEQLPDERVAWRSTGGTQQAGVVTFHRLDESKTRVTLQLEFEPHGVVEQAGDKLGIVDRRAKGDLERFKTYIERRGHETGAWRGTVDRPQP, from the coding sequence ATGAGTGGCGTTACCGAACACGTTGAGGTTTCCGTACCCGTCCGCACCGCGTACGACCAGTGGACGCAGTTCGAGGAGTTCCCCCACTTCATGGAGGGCGTGCAGGAGGTCCGACAGGTCTCCGACACGATGACCCACTGGACGGTGGACATCGCCGGCGTCAAGCGTGAGTTCGACGCCGAGATCACCGAACAGCTCCCCGACGAGCGCGTCGCGTGGCGTTCCACAGGGGGCACGCAGCAGGCCGGTGTGGTGACCTTCCACCGGCTCGACGAGAGCAAGACGCGGGTCACCCTGCAACTCGAGTTCGAGCCGCACGGGGTCGTCGAGCAGGCCGGCGACAAGCTCGGAATCGTCGATCGGCGGGCCAAGGGCGACCTGGAGCGGTTCAAGACGTACATCGAGCGGCGCGGTCACGAGACCGGCGCCTGGCGCGGCACGGTGGACCGACCGCAGCCGTGA
- a CDS encoding MFS transporter — translation MSSAPTPPRASLLLLAYLGFVSLGLPDGLLGVGWPSIRTDFDVPTEAVGLILTAGTVGYLTSSVLAGFTLARLGVGALLAGSTLLASLALTGYALSPALAVIVGCALLLGLGSGAIDSGLNAYAAGAFGPRHMNWLHAFFGLGVAIGPLVMTAVLSAGLSWRWGYGIVAAAQLVLATAFALTVRAWQRPAPTPTPGDETSAPVVRVPVLATLRLPAVWSGTVAFTLYVAIEVSAGLWAFLLLTEGRGLSAAVAGGCVSAYWGSLFVGRLVQGVVAERSGPRLVLRASLAGMVVGAALIAVPGSAALAVLGLVVVGFAAAPVFPLLTLTTAERVGAEHADRAIGLQIGAAGLGAALVPAGLGVLISDTSVQALGPALVVLALALVVLYELGAHGPRAGGKQTAAGAPAGDYPTSGPVRPVVDGR, via the coding sequence GTGTCTTCCGCGCCCACACCGCCCCGCGCCTCGCTGCTCCTGCTGGCCTATCTCGGGTTCGTCAGCCTCGGCCTGCCCGACGGGCTGCTCGGCGTCGGCTGGCCGTCCATCCGGACGGACTTCGACGTCCCGACCGAAGCCGTCGGGCTGATCCTCACTGCGGGCACCGTCGGCTACCTCACCTCAAGCGTGCTTGCCGGCTTCACGCTGGCCCGGCTCGGCGTGGGCGCGCTGCTGGCCGGCAGCACCCTGCTGGCCAGCCTGGCGCTCACCGGTTACGCGCTGAGCCCCGCCCTGGCCGTGATCGTGGGCTGCGCGCTGCTGCTCGGGCTGGGCTCCGGCGCGATCGACTCCGGTCTCAACGCGTACGCCGCCGGCGCCTTCGGCCCGCGCCACATGAACTGGCTGCACGCCTTCTTCGGCCTGGGCGTGGCGATCGGACCGCTCGTCATGACGGCGGTCCTGAGCGCCGGGTTGAGCTGGCGGTGGGGGTACGGCATCGTGGCGGCCGCCCAACTCGTCCTCGCCACCGCGTTCGCGCTCACAGTGCGGGCCTGGCAGCGCCCCGCCCCGACCCCCACGCCGGGCGACGAGACGTCCGCGCCGGTGGTGCGGGTTCCGGTCCTGGCCACGCTCCGTCTGCCGGCGGTGTGGTCCGGAACTGTCGCCTTCACGCTGTACGTGGCCATCGAGGTGTCCGCCGGGCTGTGGGCGTTCCTGCTGCTGACCGAGGGACGCGGTCTGAGCGCGGCGGTGGCCGGCGGCTGCGTCTCCGCGTACTGGGGAAGCCTGTTCGTCGGCCGGCTGGTGCAGGGCGTGGTGGCCGAGCGGTCGGGGCCTCGGCTGGTCCTGCGGGCCAGCCTGGCCGGCATGGTCGTCGGCGCGGCGCTGATCGCCGTACCCGGGTCGGCCGCGCTCGCCGTCCTCGGTCTGGTCGTTGTCGGCTTCGCCGCAGCGCCGGTGTTTCCGCTGCTCACCCTCACCACGGCCGAACGGGTCGGCGCGGAGCACGCGGACCGGGCCATCGGGCTCCAGATCGGCGCCGCCGGCCTGGGCGCGGCGCTCGTCCCTGCCGGGCTCGGCGTGTTGATCAGCGACACGTCGGTGCAGGCCCTCGGCCCGGCGCTCGTGGTGCTCGCGCTGGCTCTCGTCGTGCTCTACGAGCTGGGAGCCCACGGGCCCCGGGCCGGCGGGAAGCAGACAGCAGCGGGTGCGCCCGCCGGGGACTATCCGACGTCGGGGCCGGTGCGGCCGGTGGTCGACGGGCGGTAG